In uncultured Bacteroides sp., the following proteins share a genomic window:
- a CDS encoding TIM-barrel domain-containing protein has protein sequence MKNTSICLLAGLLFMSCVKPGYEKTADGVIVNLKQEKNTDLKRVRLQVINDKTIHVLATPEDKFSEEKSLIIVPQTGKIPSFQLESKNGAVALSTKSLKAFVNLKTGEVNFTDAKGNSILRENKGGGKSFTPIEVEGTKGYTMRQVFESPDDEAFYGLGQHQSDEFNYKGKNESLFQYNTKVSVPFVLSNKNYGILWDNYSLSKFGDDREYAQLNQFKLFDANGKEGGLTATYVPDSRTGKATVTRTESIVDYEDIKTIKNFPADFPFDGANVTYSGELEANQSGVYHFWLYYAGYTEVYINNVKVVQERWRTAWNPNSYKFTVNLEKGKRVPIRIEWKPDGGVSYLALKALSPVPDSQQNKLALYSEMGNEINYYFIKGKNMDEVISGYRKLTGKSQIMPKWAMGYWQSRERYKTQDELLGVLKEFRKRQIPLDNIVLDWNYWPENAWGSHDFDLKRFPDAKAMVDSVHQMNAKIMISVWPKFYATTANYKEFDKNGWMYHQAVKDSIRDWVGPGYVGSFYDPYSVGARKLFWEQMREKLYTKGIDAWWMDASEPNVRDCTDMEYRKKLCGPTALGPSTKYFNTYALMNAQAIYEGQRGVDPDKRVFLLTRSGFAGLQRYSTATWSGDIATRWEDMKAQISAGLNFSMAGIPYWTMDIGGFCVEKRYEKGQHEFDKNGIENADLKEWRELNTRWYQFGAFAPLFRAHGQFPYREVYNIAPDNHPAYQSIVYYTKLRYSMMPYIYSLAGMTYFKDYTIMRALVMDFEKDTKVNNIGDQYMFGPSLMVCPVYQYGARSREVYFPETTGWYDFYTGKYVRGGQTLKVDAPYEKMPLYAHEGAIIPYGPNIQYTSEKPADHITLYIYGGQNGSFTLYEDEGDNYNYEKGKYATIEFSYDEASKSLTIGDRKGEFKGMPKERSFNVEFVNKSTPKPFDLKIKGKTIKYNGLKQVIKL, from the coding sequence ATGAAGAACACATCTATTTGTTTGTTGGCCGGTTTACTATTTATGTCTTGCGTTAAACCAGGATATGAAAAAACGGCAGATGGGGTTATTGTAAATTTGAAACAGGAAAAGAATACTGACCTGAAGAGGGTTAGGCTGCAAGTGATAAACGATAAGACCATTCATGTGTTGGCAACTCCTGAAGATAAATTCTCAGAAGAAAAGAGCCTTATTATAGTTCCTCAAACAGGAAAGATTCCTTCTTTTCAGTTGGAAAGTAAGAATGGAGCTGTAGCTCTTTCTACAAAATCGTTAAAGGCTTTCGTTAATCTGAAAACTGGTGAAGTGAACTTTACAGATGCAAAAGGAAATTCCATTCTCCGGGAAAATAAGGGTGGTGGTAAATCTTTTACTCCTATTGAGGTAGAGGGAACCAAGGGTTACACTATGCGCCAGGTTTTTGAATCTCCCGATGATGAAGCTTTCTATGGACTAGGACAACACCAATCCGATGAATTCAATTATAAAGGTAAGAACGAGTCTCTTTTCCAGTATAACACGAAAGTGTCTGTGCCTTTTGTTCTTTCAAACAAAAACTATGGAATTTTATGGGATAACTACTCTTTGAGTAAATTTGGTGATGATCGTGAATACGCTCAGCTAAATCAGTTTAAACTTTTCGATGCAAACGGCAAAGAAGGAGGTTTGACAGCTACTTATGTTCCGGATTCAAGGACTGGAAAAGCAACTGTGACCCGTACAGAATCTATTGTTGATTATGAGGATATTAAAACAATTAAGAATTTTCCGGCTGATTTCCCGTTTGATGGTGCCAATGTTACTTACTCCGGTGAGCTGGAAGCCAATCAAAGTGGAGTCTATCATTTTTGGCTATACTATGCAGGTTATACAGAAGTCTATATTAATAATGTGAAGGTTGTGCAGGAACGTTGGCGTACTGCATGGAATCCTAACAGCTATAAGTTTACTGTTAATCTGGAAAAAGGGAAACGTGTTCCAATCCGTATTGAATGGAAACCTGATGGTGGTGTTTCTTATCTTGCTTTGAAGGCATTGAGTCCTGTTCCTGACAGCCAACAAAACAAACTTGCTCTTTATAGTGAAATGGGGAATGAGATAAATTACTATTTCATCAAGGGTAAAAATATGGATGAAGTGATTAGCGGATACCGTAAACTGACCGGTAAATCTCAGATTATGCCAAAATGGGCAATGGGATACTGGCAGAGTCGTGAACGTTACAAAACACAGGATGAATTGTTGGGTGTATTGAAAGAGTTCCGTAAACGTCAGATTCCTCTTGATAACATTGTGCTCGACTGGAATTACTGGCCGGAAAATGCATGGGGAAGCCATGATTTTGATTTGAAACGTTTCCCCGATGCAAAAGCTATGGTTGATTCTGTTCATCAGATGAATGCAAAGATTATGATTTCTGTTTGGCCTAAATTCTATGCTACAACAGCAAACTATAAAGAGTTCGACAAGAATGGATGGATGTATCATCAAGCTGTAAAAGATAGTATCCGTGACTGGGTTGGACCAGGTTATGTAGGTTCTTTCTATGATCCTTATTCTGTTGGTGCCCGTAAGCTTTTCTGGGAACAGATGAGAGAGAAGCTTTACACAAAGGGTATTGATGCCTGGTGGATGGATGCTTCCGAACCTAATGTTCGTGATTGTACGGATATGGAATACCGAAAGAAACTTTGTGGTCCTACAGCTTTAGGGCCTTCAACTAAATATTTCAATACGTATGCCTTGATGAATGCGCAGGCAATCTATGAAGGACAAAGAGGAGTAGACCCTGATAAACGTGTTTTCCTTTTAACCCGTTCAGGATTTGCCGGATTGCAACGTTATTCTACTGCAACATGGAGTGGAGATATTGCAACCCGATGGGAAGATATGAAAGCACAAATATCTGCGGGACTTAATTTCTCAATGGCTGGTATACCTTACTGGACTATGGATATTGGTGGATTCTGCGTGGAAAAGAGGTATGAAAAAGGTCAGCACGAGTTTGACAAGAATGGAATTGAGAATGCCGACCTGAAAGAGTGGCGTGAACTCAACACCCGCTGGTATCAGTTTGGTGCATTTGCTCCTTTATTCCGGGCACATGGTCAGTTCCCTTACCGCGAAGTATATAATATAGCCCCTGATAATCATCCAGCTTATCAGTCAATAGTATATTATACAAAGCTGCGTTACAGTATGATGCCATATATTTATTCACTTGCCGGGATGACTTATTTCAAGGATTACACAATTATGCGTGCCTTGGTGATGGATTTTGAAAAGGATACTAAAGTAAATAATATAGGTGACCAGTATATGTTTGGTCCTTCGCTAATGGTTTGTCCGGTGTATCAATACGGAGCTCGTTCACGTGAAGTATATTTCCCTGAGACAACGGGATGGTATGATTTCTATACCGGAAAATATGTTCGTGGCGGACAAACTTTGAAAGTTGATGCTCCTTACGAGAAAATGCCTCTTTATGCTCACGAAGGAGCTATTATTCCTTACGGTCCAAATATTCAATATACAAGTGAAAAACCAGCAGATCATATTACCTTATATATATATGGTGGACAAAATGGCTCATTTACACTGTATGAAGACGAAGGTGATAATTATAATTATGAGAAAGGCAAATATGCTACTATTGAATTTTCTTATGATGAAGCCTCTAAGTCTCTGACTATTGGCGATCGTAAAGGTGAATTCAAAGGAATGCCTAAAGAACGTTCGTTCAATGTAGAATTTGTGAACAAATCTACTCCGAAGCCATTCGACTTGAAAATTAAAGGTAAGACGATAAAATATAATGGCTTAAAGCAAGTTATTAAATTATAA
- a CDS encoding glycoside hydrolase family 2 TIM barrel-domain containing protein, producing MKKHILNFSAVFALLMLLSVPGYGMTSRVISDFNKNWTFHLGEIPEAFSPGYKDNSWRKLNLPHDWAIEGEFSKDNPSGCGGGALPGGVGWYRKTFTLDPINKGKKVFVDFDGVYMDAEVWINGTTLGKRPYGYISFRYDLTPYFKFGQKNVIAVRVDNSEQPNSRWYSGCGIYRNVWLTVADPVHVDQWGTYVTTPSVSKDEASIALATQIKNDSKTDVTAELRSLILNNKGLEVKRSVSSVKVVAGKAQEVKQNLELSKPELWTLQNPYLYKAVSQISVDGKVVDQYETPFGIRNFIFDAKKGFILNGVPTKINGVCMHHDLGCLGSAVNTRAIQRQLEILKNMGCNGIRCSHNPPAPELLNLCDRMGFIVMDESFDMWRKKKTAHDYSRYFNEWHERDLTDHILRDRNHPSIFMWSIGNEVLEQWTDANADTLDLQAANLLLNFKRDPKMLAQKGDSMSINSLLTLKLADMVKSLDPTRPITSGCNEPDPNNHLFRSNALDIIGFNYHESYFKDVYKNFPGKPFIVTESISALMTRGYYRMPSDSMYIWPVRWDIPFHDDSYSCSSYDNCHAPWGSTHEDTWRLVKNNDFISGMFIWTGFDYLGEPTPYDWPARSSYFGIVDLAGFPKDIYYMYQSEWTNKDVLHVFPHWNWKLGETVDVWAYYNHADEVELFLNGKSQGVKTKGKDDFHVMWRLKFAPGTIKVVSRKAGKVVLTKEIKTAGAPAQIVMTGDRKRITADGKDLSFVTVEVRDKDGNLCSNADNLINFDLKGAGTIAGVDNGSPISGESFKANFRKAFYGKCLVVIQSTENKGNITLKATSGKLKSNELLINTTK from the coding sequence ATGAAGAAACACATCTTAAATTTTTCCGCAGTTTTTGCATTATTAATGCTTTTATCTGTTCCCGGCTACGGTATGACATCCCGTGTTATATCGGACTTTAATAAAAACTGGACCTTCCATTTAGGCGAAATCCCCGAGGCTTTCTCGCCTGGTTACAAAGATAATTCGTGGCGAAAGCTGAATCTTCCTCATGATTGGGCGATTGAAGGAGAATTTAGCAAAGACAATCCTTCCGGTTGTGGTGGAGGAGCTCTGCCTGGTGGAGTAGGCTGGTACCGGAAGACCTTTACTCTGGATCCTATAAATAAAGGAAAAAAAGTGTTTGTTGATTTTGATGGTGTATATATGGATGCCGAAGTGTGGATAAATGGCACTACGCTGGGAAAGCGACCTTACGGTTACATCTCTTTCCGGTATGACCTGACTCCTTACTTCAAGTTTGGACAGAAAAATGTGATTGCAGTCCGTGTCGATAATAGCGAACAACCCAACTCCCGTTGGTATTCTGGTTGCGGAATCTATCGGAATGTGTGGCTTACTGTTGCAGATCCTGTGCATGTTGATCAGTGGGGTACATACGTTACTACTCCGAGCGTTTCTAAAGATGAAGCATCCATTGCACTTGCCACTCAAATAAAAAATGATTCAAAGACAGACGTTACTGCCGAACTTCGTTCACTGATTCTCAATAATAAAGGTTTGGAAGTGAAGAGAAGTGTTTCCTCTGTGAAAGTTGTAGCAGGAAAAGCACAAGAGGTGAAACAAAACCTTGAACTATCTAAACCAGAATTATGGACACTGCAGAATCCTTACCTATATAAAGCAGTTTCTCAGATCAGTGTAGACGGGAAAGTAGTTGATCAGTACGAAACTCCTTTTGGAATTCGTAACTTTATATTTGATGCAAAAAAAGGATTTATCCTGAATGGTGTTCCTACTAAAATAAATGGAGTGTGTATGCATCATGATTTAGGCTGTCTGGGCTCAGCAGTAAATACCCGTGCTATCCAGCGTCAGTTGGAGATTCTCAAAAATATGGGTTGTAATGGTATTCGCTGTTCGCACAATCCTCCTGCTCCTGAGTTACTAAATCTGTGTGACCGCATGGGTTTTATTGTGATGGACGAATCATTTGATATGTGGCGTAAGAAAAAAACAGCGCATGACTATTCCCGTTATTTTAATGAGTGGCATGAGCGCGATCTGACCGATCATATTCTCCGTGACCGTAATCATCCATCCATTTTTATGTGGAGCATTGGCAATGAAGTACTGGAACAGTGGACTGATGCAAATGCGGATACTCTGGATCTTCAGGCTGCCAATTTATTGCTCAACTTCAAACGTGATCCTAAAATGCTTGCACAAAAGGGAGATTCTATGAGTATAAACTCATTGCTAACCTTAAAGCTGGCCGATATGGTTAAATCGCTTGATCCAACCCGCCCAATTACATCTGGTTGCAACGAACCTGATCCTAATAATCACCTTTTCCGTTCTAATGCATTGGATATTATTGGTTTTAATTATCATGAATCGTACTTTAAGGATGTGTACAAGAATTTCCCCGGTAAACCTTTTATTGTAACGGAATCCATATCTGCACTGATGACTCGTGGTTATTACCGTATGCCAAGTGATAGTATGTATATCTGGCCAGTCCGTTGGGATATTCCTTTTCATGATGATTCTTATTCCTGTTCTTCCTATGATAATTGTCATGCTCCGTGGGGATCTACTCACGAAGATACCTGGAGATTGGTGAAGAACAATGATTTTATCAGCGGAATGTTTATCTGGACAGGATTTGATTACCTTGGAGAACCTACACCTTACGATTGGCCTGCACGAAGTTCCTACTTTGGAATTGTAGATTTGGCTGGCTTTCCGAAGGATATATATTATATGTATCAGTCCGAATGGACAAATAAAGATGTACTTCATGTCTTTCCTCACTGGAACTGGAAGTTGGGTGAAACAGTTGATGTTTGGGCTTACTATAATCATGCCGATGAAGTTGAACTCTTTCTCAATGGAAAATCGCAAGGGGTTAAGACAAAAGGTAAAGATGACTTTCATGTAATGTGGCGTCTGAAGTTTGCTCCCGGAACAATCAAGGTTGTTTCCCGTAAAGCTGGTAAAGTGGTTCTCACCAAAGAGATAAAAACAGCTGGTGCTCCTGCTCAGATTGTTATGACTGGTGATAGAAAACGGATTACTGCCGACGGTAAAGATCTTAGTTTTGTGACTGTAGAAGTAAGAGATAAAGATGGAAATCTTTGTTCTAATGCCGATAATTTGATTAATTTTGATCTGAAAGGAGCCGGAACTATTGCAGGAGTTGATAACGGTAGTCCGATAAGTGGCGAAAGTTTCAAGGCAAATTTCCGTAAGGCTTTCTATGGAAAATGCCTGGTTGTGATTCAATCAACTGAAAATAAAGGAAATATCACTCTGAAGGCAACCTCGGGTAAACTAAAAAGTAACGAATTACTTATAAATACAACAAAATAA